In Pseudomonas asiatica, the following are encoded in one genomic region:
- a CDS encoding relaxase/mobilization nuclease domain-containing protein gives MTDRGDHDFWVRPGAPKNRGKGQGQSFVSKVLKQAGKASGGKSAVRRPTAGGSGQHAGQRPGSRLGRGHTAARFAGAKLTPMSRRVTIKTLLVNQRNASPQSLAKHLRYIERDGAGRNGEPGRAYGPQTDEADLDAFKERCQDDRHHFRFIVSPEDSAELDDLRTYTRHLMNRMEADLGTRLDWVAVDHWNTDNPHTHLIVRGRDDTGKDLIIAGDYIAHGFRHRAAELATEWLGPRTELEIQQTLQREVEQERWTSLDRTLQREAGEDGRVQIERFNEPRLQRQRLLLIGRLQHLQRLGLADEVQPGTWAVHADAEKTLRALGERGDIIRTMQRAMSGKPRELAVFEPGDDGRTIVGRVAAKGLADELHDRGYLVIDGLDGKAHYVALDARDELANYPIGAVVEVRGSAEVRAADKNIATLASNGLYRTDHHLAIEQGRAKPGRDPQEAVAAHIRRLEALRRAGIVERVAEGLWKVPDDLAERGRQYDAQRLGGVAVELKSHLPIERQARVIGATWLDQQLIGGGKGLGDLGFGGDARQALQQRADFLEEQGLAQRRGQRLILSRNLLETLRNRELAQAAQHIAADSGLEHRHVTDGQRVAGIYRRSVMLASGRYALLDDGMGFSLVPWRPIIEPRLGQQIAATVRGGGVSWEVGRQRGPGIGSGP, from the coding sequence ATGACCGACCGCGGCGACCATGATTTCTGGGTGCGCCCTGGCGCGCCGAAGAACCGAGGCAAAGGCCAGGGCCAGAGCTTCGTTTCCAAGGTGCTCAAGCAGGCTGGCAAGGCCAGCGGCGGCAAGTCGGCGGTGCGCCGTCCTACCGCTGGCGGGAGCGGCCAGCACGCCGGCCAGCGGCCCGGCTCACGGCTTGGACGCGGCCATACGGCGGCGCGCTTCGCAGGCGCAAAGCTGACCCCTATGTCACGGCGCGTGACCATCAAGACGCTGCTGGTCAACCAGCGCAACGCCAGTCCGCAGTCGCTCGCCAAGCACCTGCGCTACATCGAGCGCGACGGTGCCGGCCGGAACGGCGAGCCGGGCCGTGCCTACGGGCCGCAGACCGACGAAGCCGACCTCGATGCCTTCAAGGAACGCTGCCAGGACGACCGACATCATTTCCGCTTCATCGTCTCACCTGAAGACAGTGCGGAGCTGGACGACCTGCGCACCTACACCCGGCACCTGATGAACCGGATGGAGGCCGACCTGGGGACGCGGCTGGATTGGGTGGCGGTCGATCACTGGAACACCGACAACCCGCACACGCACCTGATCGTGCGCGGACGCGACGATACCGGCAAAGACCTCATCATCGCGGGCGACTACATCGCCCACGGCTTCCGCCATCGCGCCGCCGAGCTGGCGACGGAATGGCTGGGGCCGCGCACCGAACTGGAGATCCAGCAGACCTTGCAGCGCGAGGTGGAGCAAGAGCGGTGGACGAGCCTCGACCGCACGTTGCAGCGCGAGGCCGGCGAGGATGGCCGGGTGCAGATCGAACGCTTCAACGAACCCCGGCTGCAACGCCAGCGCCTGCTGCTGATCGGCCGCCTGCAACACTTGCAGCGCCTGGGCCTGGCCGACGAGGTGCAGCCCGGCACCTGGGCCGTCCATGCGGACGCGGAGAAGACCTTGCGTGCCCTGGGCGAGCGTGGCGACATCATCCGAACGATGCAGCGGGCCATGAGCGGCAAGCCTCGCGAGCTGGCGGTGTTCGAGCCGGGCGACGACGGCCGCACTATCGTCGGTCGCGTGGCTGCTAAGGGTCTGGCCGACGAGCTGCACGACCGCGGCTATCTGGTCATCGACGGGTTGGACGGCAAAGCCCACTACGTCGCGTTGGACGCCCGCGACGAGCTGGCGAACTATCCCATCGGCGCGGTGGTGGAGGTACGCGGTTCCGCCGAGGTGCGGGCGGCCGACAAGAACATCGCCACGCTGGCGAGCAATGGCCTGTACCGCACCGATCACCACCTGGCGATCGAGCAAGGCCGAGCCAAGCCCGGCCGCGACCCGCAAGAGGCTGTGGCGGCCCATATCCGCCGGCTGGAAGCCCTACGGCGGGCCGGCATCGTGGAGCGCGTGGCCGAGGGGTTATGGAAGGTGCCGGACGACTTGGCCGAGCGTGGCCGCCAGTACGACGCGCAGCGGCTGGGCGGCGTGGCGGTCGAACTGAAATCGCATCTGCCGATTGAACGGCAGGCCCGCGTCATCGGCGCGACCTGGCTGGATCAGCAGTTGATCGGCGGCGGCAAGGGACTGGGCGACCTGGGCTTTGGCGGCGATGCTAGGCAAGCCTTGCAGCAGCGCGCCGACTTCCTCGAAGAACAGGGGCTGGCCCAGCGGCGCGGGCAGCGGCTGATTCTCTCCCGGAATCTGCTGGAAACGCTGCGCAATCGGGAGCTGGCGCAGGCCGCCCAGCACATTGCCGCCGATAGCGGATTGGAGCATCGGCACGTCACAGACGGGCAGCGCGTAGCCGGCATCTACCGGCGCTCGGTCATGCTCGCCAGCGGTCGCTATGCGCTGCTCGATGACGGCATGGGATTCAGTCTGGTGCCTTGGCGGCCGATAATCGAGCCACGACTGGGGCAGCAGATCGCCGCGACTGTACGCGGCGGCGGTGTGTCATGGGAGGTTGGACGGCAAAGAGGTCCTGGGATTGGATCGGGGCCGTAG
- a CDS encoding ABC-type transport auxiliary lipoprotein family protein: MVTYKLPDYHIAQAESTPRAVPGPGALRVYAPESSRVLDSERLFIAQPDGRLSAWQGVRWADPAPVLLRDRIVEAFMRDGRSTSVITDSTPMSADMELRSTLRAFQLEYRGTEAIAAVRLDVQLVDPAKRTAIASRRFEAIQATGSKREADVVSAFGVATDILAGQIVEWAVQVGAARLRVAPELASNHAPTASSISTD, encoded by the coding sequence TCCGGGACCCGGGGCGCTGCGCGTCTACGCCCCTGAGAGTAGTCGCGTCCTGGATTCGGAGCGGCTGTTCATTGCGCAGCCCGATGGTCGCTTGTCGGCTTGGCAAGGAGTGCGTTGGGCCGACCCCGCACCGGTGCTGCTGCGTGACCGAATCGTCGAAGCCTTCATGCGCGATGGGCGGTCGACTTCCGTGATTACCGATAGCACCCCAATGAGCGCCGATATGGAGTTGCGCAGTACGCTGCGGGCGTTCCAGCTCGAATACCGCGGCACTGAAGCGATCGCCGCGGTTCGGCTCGATGTGCAACTGGTCGATCCGGCCAAACGGACTGCTATTGCCAGTAGACGCTTCGAAGCAATCCAAGCCACAGGCAGCAAGCGAGAGGCCGATGTGGTGAGCGCGTTCGGTGTCGCCACGGATATATTGGCCGGGCAGATCGTTGAATGGGCAGTTCAGGTCGGGGCAGCGCGTTTGCGAGTTGCACCGGAATTGGCAAGCAACCATGCACCCACAGCGTCGTCGATAAGCACAGACTAG